TACCTAGCTAGTCGATCCACATTTAATTCATGAAGACGAAATTCCTTATCCTGATCACCGTGGCTATGAACATGATTGGGACGGCGCtcagcatcagccacatggtgggtgCACCGGGCGGTTCATGGGACCTGCAGACGAACTACTCCCAGTGGATTTCAAGAATCAGGTTCACCACTAGCGATGAGCTTCATTTCCTATACCCCACCACCATGTACAACGTGGTGGAGGTAAGCAAGGCAGGGCACGACAGATGCAATGCCTCCAACCCCATCGCAAAATTCTCAACCGGTACCGATGTTGTCTCGCTCGCTGCCACCGGGACACGGTACTTCATCTGCAGTTTTCCCGGGCATTGTGTTGCCGGCATGAAGGTCCAGGTCAATGTCAAGTCAAAAATA
This genomic stretch from Hordeum vulgare subsp. vulgare chromosome 6H, MorexV3_pseudomolecules_assembly, whole genome shotgun sequence harbors:
- the LOC123401583 gene encoding mavicyanin-like, translated to MKTKFLILITVAMNMIGTALSISHMVGAPGGSWDLQTNYSQWISRIRFTTSDELHFLYPTTMYNVVEVSKAGHDRCNASNPIAKFSTGTDVVSLAATGTRYFICSFPGHCVAGMKVQVNVKSKIVRTVQRCRGTGNRRRCQSKTVPSSAAAAGVYHSVVARLSVAAVVVGLTLFF